The following proteins come from a genomic window of Hymenobacter canadensis:
- the dnaK gene encoding molecular chaperone DnaK encodes MGKIIGIDLGTTNSCVAVMEGNEPVVIPNSEGRRTTPSIVAFLDNGKGERKVGDPAKRQAITNPINTLQSIKRFMGRGFGEVTEEAKNVSYQLVKGSNNTVAVQIGDRQYTPQEISAMVLQKMKQTAEDYLGQPVTEAVITVPAYFNDAQRQATKEAGAIAGLDVKRIINEPTAAALAYGLDKKHKDQKIAVYDLGGGTFDISILELGDGVFEVLSTNGDTHLGGDDFDQVIINFLAETFASENEGLDLRKDAMALQRLKEAAEKAKVELSSSTETEINLPYVTATASGPKHLVVKLSRAKFEQLADNLVRRSMEPCKKALQDAGLSTSDIDEVILVGGSTRIPRIQEEVEKFFGKKPSKGVNPDEVVAVGAAIQGGVLTGEVKDVLLLDVTPLSLGIETMGGVMTKLIESNTTIPTKKSETFSTASDSQPSVEIHVLQGERPLASQNRTIGRFHLDSIPPAPRGVPQIEVTFDIDANGILHVSAKDKGTGKEQKIRIEASSGLTDADIERMRNEAAANADADKAETERIGKVNAADSMIFQTEKQLKEYGDKLSAGNKTAVEDALADLKKAHESKDISQIDTAMEAINTAWQAASQEMYAQGGAEGGQPGADGGNPFGGAGQPGGNGQQGQPHDNVTDVDYEEVGK; translated from the coding sequence ATGGGCAAAATAATTGGTATTGACCTCGGCACCACCAACTCGTGCGTGGCCGTTATGGAAGGCAACGAGCCGGTAGTTATTCCGAACAGCGAAGGCCGCCGCACCACCCCGAGTATCGTAGCCTTCCTCGATAATGGCAAGGGCGAGCGGAAAGTTGGTGACCCGGCCAAGCGCCAGGCGATTACCAACCCAATCAACACGCTGCAGTCGATCAAGCGTTTCATGGGCCGTGGCTTCGGCGAAGTGACCGAGGAAGCCAAAAACGTCTCGTACCAGCTGGTAAAAGGCTCCAACAACACGGTAGCCGTCCAGATCGGTGACCGGCAGTACACGCCGCAGGAAATCTCGGCCATGGTTCTGCAGAAAATGAAGCAGACCGCCGAAGACTACCTCGGTCAGCCCGTAACGGAAGCCGTTATTACGGTGCCTGCCTACTTCAATGATGCCCAGCGCCAGGCCACCAAAGAAGCCGGCGCCATTGCTGGCCTCGATGTGAAGCGCATCATCAACGAGCCCACCGCCGCCGCTTTGGCGTACGGCCTCGACAAAAAGCATAAAGACCAGAAGATTGCCGTGTATGACCTCGGCGGCGGTACGTTCGACATTTCCATCCTCGAGCTGGGTGATGGCGTGTTTGAAGTGCTGAGCACCAACGGTGATACCCACCTCGGTGGCGACGACTTCGACCAGGTAATCATCAACTTCCTGGCCGAGACGTTCGCCAGCGAAAACGAAGGCCTCGACCTGCGCAAAGACGCTATGGCTCTCCAGCGCCTCAAGGAAGCTGCCGAGAAAGCCAAGGTAGAGCTGTCGTCTTCGACCGAAACCGAAATCAACCTGCCGTACGTGACGGCTACCGCCTCGGGCCCCAAGCACTTGGTGGTGAAACTGAGCCGCGCCAAGTTCGAGCAGCTCGCCGACAACCTAGTGCGCCGCTCGATGGAGCCTTGCAAAAAGGCGCTGCAGGATGCCGGCCTGAGCACTTCCGACATCGACGAGGTTATCCTCGTAGGTGGCTCGACGCGCATTCCGCGCATCCAGGAAGAAGTGGAGAAGTTCTTCGGCAAGAAGCCTTCCAAGGGTGTGAACCCCGACGAAGTAGTAGCCGTGGGCGCTGCCATCCAGGGCGGTGTATTGACCGGTGAGGTGAAGGACGTACTGCTGCTCGACGTGACCCCGCTTTCGCTGGGCATCGAAACGATGGGCGGCGTAATGACCAAGCTCATCGAGAGCAACACCACGATTCCAACCAAGAAGTCGGAGACGTTCTCGACGGCTTCGGATTCGCAGCCTTCGGTAGAAATTCACGTGCTGCAGGGCGAGCGTCCGCTGGCTTCGCAGAACCGCACTATCGGCCGCTTCCACCTCGACTCGATTCCGCCGGCTCCCCGCGGTGTTCCGCAGATCGAAGTAACCTTCGACATCGACGCCAACGGCATTCTGCACGTGTCGGCCAAAGACAAAGGCACCGGCAAGGAGCAGAAGATCCGCATCGAAGCTTCCTCGGGCCTGACTGACGCCGACATTGAGCGCATGCGCAACGAAGCCGCTGCCAACGCCGACGCCGATAAAGCCGAGACGGAGCGCATCGGCAAGGTAAACGCCGCCGACTCGATGATTTTCCAGACGGAGAAGCAGCTGAAAGAGTACGGCGACAAGCTGAGCGCCGGCAACAAAACGGCCGTTGAAGATGCCCTCGCCGACCTCAAGAAGGCTCACGAGAGCAAAGACATCAGCCAGATTGATACGGCCATGGAAGCCATCAACACGGCCTGGCAGGCAGCCTCGCAGGAGATGTACGCCCAGGGCGGTGCCGAAGGCGGCCAGCCCGGCGCCGACGGTGGCAACCCCTTCGGCGGTGCCGGCCAGCCCGGCGGCAACGGCCAGCAAGGCCAGCCCCACGACAACGTAACCGACGTGGATTACGAGGAAGTAGGCAAGTAA
- a CDS encoding pseudouridine synthase: MRYILLNKPYEVLTQFTDEAGRQTLKDFVAVPDIYPVGRLDYDSEGLVLLTDDKQLQHRLSEPRFKVPKTYWVQVEGVPTEAALENLRRGVDLKTGYTSPAEVALLPEAPEIWERSKPVRFRAAIPTSWVQIRISQGMNRQVRKMTAAVGYPTLRLVRASIADMAVAELQPGQWRELTEAEVQALREDMAAQTAAAGTYKPTTKASEYWPGGVRPATSKTGQNSAGGYNRGGFGGQGGAKPGAADGRAAGSRGAGRPGTFSAKPSNGKPKNASPGKTGSKPGPKSAGRGTTGRKPGPAGGSRSSRG, translated from the coding sequence ATGCGTTACATTCTGCTCAACAAGCCCTACGAAGTCCTCACCCAGTTCACCGACGAAGCCGGGCGCCAGACGCTCAAGGATTTCGTGGCCGTACCCGACATTTATCCGGTAGGCCGGCTGGACTACGACTCCGAGGGCCTCGTGCTACTCACCGACGACAAGCAGCTGCAGCACCGCCTATCGGAGCCGCGCTTCAAGGTGCCGAAAACGTATTGGGTGCAGGTGGAAGGCGTTCCGACCGAGGCCGCACTGGAGAACCTGCGCCGCGGCGTCGACCTGAAAACCGGCTACACCAGCCCCGCCGAGGTGGCGCTGCTGCCCGAAGCGCCCGAAATCTGGGAGCGCAGCAAGCCGGTGCGCTTCCGGGCTGCCATTCCCACCAGCTGGGTCCAGATCCGGATTTCACAGGGCATGAACCGGCAGGTGCGCAAAATGACGGCCGCCGTGGGCTACCCCACCCTGCGCCTTGTGCGCGCCAGCATCGCCGATATGGCCGTAGCTGAGCTGCAGCCCGGCCAATGGCGCGAACTGACCGAAGCCGAAGTGCAGGCCCTGCGCGAAGACATGGCCGCCCAGACGGCCGCCGCCGGCACCTACAAGCCCACCACCAAAGCCTCGGAGTACTGGCCCGGCGGCGTGCGCCCAGCCACCAGCAAAACCGGCCAGAACAGTGCCGGCGGCTACAACCGGGGCGGGTTTGGGGGCCAGGGCGGAGCCAAACCCGGCGCTGCCGATGGGCGCGCCGCCGGCAGCCGCGGGGCCGGCCGGCCGGGCACGTTCAGCGCCAAACCATCCAACGGCAAGCCCAAAAACGCCTCGCCCGGCAAAACCGGCAGCAAGCCCGGCCCAAAGTCGGCGGGGCGGGGCACGACGGGGCGCAAGCCCGGCCCGGCTGGTGGCAGCCGCAGCAGCCGCGGCTAG
- a CDS encoding VWA domain-containing protein has product MPCLLAGAGYAALLYSAKAPWSRRLNYGLAALRFVVVSFLSFLLLSPFLNTTTTTTEKPTIVLAVDNSQSVALFTPAPVLGQATGGLRQLAATLQAKGFTVETRPLAGPARPADSLRFTAPATDLNALLSGIQESYDGRNLAGVVLASDGIVNQGQSPTFAEFRFPIYSLALGDTVPKKDLSLPALTYNRVAFSGNRFPLEADLTYDGFAGGAAVVQLRENGRVLQTRRVALPAGQRRTKVAFTVVAPAPGKRRYEVVVERQAGEFTALNNSKFAYIEVVKGKLRVLLAGAAPHPDLKALRAAIQGNDNFDLITYLPGISPLKAGQDYDVAILHQLPARSGVGAEVLAQVRSRRTPALYVLGAQSDFTAYNALGTGLTVQPRGSQTDDVTPTLNPAFSRFTFEEDALRRFAAYPPAPVPFGDYRLGGGAEAALWQQVGRVRTQKPLLVFGGTPQQRQATLLTEGSWQWRLQEAVEHDDRPEAYDRLVNRTLQLLTQNANKKRLDVYPTQDAFSSQDDVTFAAETYNTIFERIYGQQITLTFTDEQQKTRTFTYTTTEDGAPLHLGALPGGLYRYVARATLSGQPQQDRGEVLVQEQQLEALQSRADHNLLYQLARRSGSRLYFPKQFQQLTDDILKADYKPIIYSQQDLQDLINLKWLFFVLLALATLEWATRKYSGGV; this is encoded by the coding sequence TTGCCGTGCCTGCTGGCGGGCGCGGGCTATGCGGCGCTGCTCTACTCGGCCAAGGCCCCCTGGAGCCGCCGCCTGAATTATGGGCTGGCGGCGCTGCGCTTCGTGGTGGTGAGCTTTCTGAGCTTTCTGCTGCTCTCGCCCTTCCTCAACACCACGACCACCACCACCGAGAAGCCCACCATCGTGCTGGCCGTCGACAACTCGCAGTCGGTGGCCCTGTTTACGCCCGCGCCAGTGCTGGGCCAGGCCACCGGCGGACTGCGGCAGCTGGCGGCCACGCTGCAGGCTAAAGGCTTCACAGTGGAAACCCGCCCGCTGGCCGGCCCGGCCCGGCCCGCCGACTCGCTGCGCTTCACAGCCCCGGCCACCGACCTCAACGCCCTGCTCAGTGGCATCCAGGAAAGCTACGATGGCCGCAACCTGGCCGGCGTGGTGCTGGCCTCCGATGGCATCGTAAACCAGGGCCAGTCGCCGACTTTCGCGGAGTTCCGGTTCCCGATTTATAGCCTGGCCCTCGGCGACACGGTGCCGAAAAAAGACCTGAGCCTGCCCGCCCTCACCTACAACCGGGTGGCGTTCAGCGGCAACCGCTTCCCCCTCGAAGCCGACCTCACTTATGACGGTTTTGCAGGCGGTGCGGCCGTGGTGCAGCTGCGCGAAAACGGCCGCGTGCTCCAGACCCGGCGCGTGGCGCTGCCCGCGGGCCAGCGGCGCACCAAGGTGGCCTTCACGGTGGTGGCTCCTGCCCCCGGCAAGCGCCGCTACGAGGTGGTGGTAGAGCGCCAGGCCGGCGAATTCACGGCCCTCAACAACAGCAAGTTCGCCTACATCGAGGTGGTGAAAGGCAAACTGCGGGTGCTGCTAGCCGGCGCTGCCCCCCACCCCGACCTCAAGGCCCTGCGCGCCGCCATCCAGGGCAACGACAACTTCGACCTCATCACCTACCTGCCCGGCATCAGCCCCCTGAAAGCCGGCCAGGACTATGATGTGGCCATTCTGCACCAGCTGCCGGCCCGCTCCGGCGTGGGGGCCGAGGTGCTGGCGCAGGTGCGCAGCCGCCGCACTCCGGCCCTGTACGTGCTGGGCGCGCAATCTGATTTCACCGCCTACAACGCCCTCGGCACCGGCCTCACGGTACAGCCCCGCGGCAGCCAGACCGACGACGTGACGCCTACGCTCAACCCGGCTTTCTCGCGCTTCACCTTTGAGGAAGACGCCCTGCGCCGCTTTGCCGCCTACCCGCCCGCCCCGGTGCCGTTCGGCGACTACCGGCTGGGCGGCGGGGCTGAGGCCGCGCTCTGGCAGCAGGTGGGCCGGGTGCGTACCCAAAAGCCTCTGCTGGTCTTCGGGGGCACGCCGCAGCAGCGCCAGGCCACCCTACTCACCGAGGGCAGCTGGCAGTGGCGCCTGCAGGAAGCCGTGGAGCACGACGACCGGCCCGAAGCCTACGACCGGCTGGTGAACCGCACGCTGCAGCTGCTTACCCAGAACGCCAACAAGAAGCGCCTCGACGTGTACCCCACCCAGGATGCCTTCAGCTCGCAGGACGACGTGACCTTCGCGGCCGAAACCTACAACACCATCTTCGAGCGCATCTACGGCCAGCAAATCACGCTCACCTTCACCGACGAGCAGCAGAAAACCCGCACCTTCACCTACACCACCACCGAAGACGGCGCCCCGCTGCACCTGGGCGCACTGCCCGGCGGCCTCTACCGCTACGTGGCCCGCGCCACCCTCTCGGGCCAGCCCCAGCAAGACCGCGGCGAGGTGCTGGTGCAGGAGCAGCAGCTCGAAGCCCTGCAAAGCCGCGCCGACCACAACCTGCTCTACCAGCTGGCCCGCCGCAGTGGCTCGCGCCTTTATTTCCCCAAGCAGTTTCAGCAGCTGACGGATGATATTCTGAAGGCCGATTACAAGCCCATCATTTACTCGCAGCAGGATCTGCAGGATTTGATCAATCTGAAGTGGTTGTTCTTCGTGCTGTTGGCTCTTGCCACGCTGGAATGGGCCACCCGCAAGTATTCCGGCGGGGTGTAA
- a CDS encoding alpha/beta hydrolase — protein sequence MAFFHAWRFTHFTTEAGSHTDNPEQLTLLQKVGILLTGIKNPKPVNRQRPDFPYRTVYLSSPNGRLETWYATVPEARGTVALFHGYTSCKSKLLTEAGYFRRLGYNVLLTDFAGNGGSEGNVCTVGHHEAEDVATAVRWLQRRPGPVLIYANSMGAVATLRAEAELGIRPDANILECPYGSMLQTAQSRFRSMHVPPFPMANLLVLWGGLANNFWAFDLDATRYAALTSTPTLLLWGAADPRVTRPETDAIFAALRGPKKRQDFPGSGHEPYWWKNKALWEQTIQEFLANPATR from the coding sequence GTGGCGTTTTTTCACGCCTGGCGCTTCACGCATTTCACCACCGAAGCCGGCTCCCACACCGATAACCCGGAGCAGCTGACGCTCCTGCAGAAAGTGGGTATTCTGCTCACGGGCATTAAAAACCCGAAGCCCGTCAACCGGCAGCGGCCCGATTTCCCGTACCGCACGGTGTATCTGAGCAGCCCCAACGGGCGGCTGGAAACCTGGTACGCCACGGTGCCCGAGGCGCGCGGCACCGTGGCCCTGTTTCATGGCTACACCAGCTGCAAAAGCAAGCTTCTGACCGAGGCCGGCTACTTCCGCCGCCTCGGCTACAACGTGCTGCTCACCGATTTTGCCGGCAACGGCGGCTCCGAGGGCAACGTCTGCACCGTGGGTCATCATGAAGCTGAAGACGTGGCTACGGCCGTGCGCTGGCTGCAGCGGCGGCCCGGCCCGGTGCTCATCTACGCCAACTCCATGGGGGCCGTGGCCACGCTGCGCGCCGAAGCCGAGCTGGGCATCCGGCCCGACGCCAATATCCTGGAGTGCCCCTACGGCTCCATGCTCCAGACCGCGCAAAGCCGCTTCCGCTCCATGCACGTCCCGCCCTTCCCGATGGCCAACCTGCTGGTGTTGTGGGGCGGCCTGGCCAACAACTTCTGGGCTTTCGACCTCGACGCCACGCGCTACGCGGCCCTCACCAGCACGCCCACCCTACTACTCTGGGGTGCCGCCGACCCGCGCGTAACCCGCCCCGAAACCGACGCCATCTTCGCCGCTCTGCGCGGCCCCAAGAAGCGCCAGGACTTTCCTGGCTCCGGCCACGAGCCATATTGGTGGAAGAATAAGGCACTGTGGGAGCAGACGATTCAGGAGTTTCTGGCAAATCCGGCTACCCGCTGA
- a CDS encoding bifunctional heptose 7-phosphate kinase/heptose 1-phosphate adenyltransferase: MPEPAVMPAAASAPISLPDLFAAFNGLTVLIVGDVMLDAYVWGKAARLSPEAPVPVVTVSRTEQRLGGAANVALNVQALGATPLLCAVIGDDQGGDQLLELLHTTGLAPDGMVRSSYRPTTVKQRILAHGQQLLRIDSEVETDLNSTENADLTARFEQLLARADVVVFEDYDKGVLCEASIQHFISLAQQRGIPTVVDPKKKNFLAYRHCTLFKPNLKELREGLGVAFDDADQPAFEAAVARLRELLTPDNVLVTLSERGVFVENGSFTKTYIPAHLRSIADVSGAGDTVISIAALCVALGMPAPVTAALANLGGGLVCEQAGVVPIEKSLLLAEAQETGLVL; the protein is encoded by the coding sequence ATGCCCGAACCTGCTGTAATGCCTGCTGCTGCCTCCGCGCCCATTTCCCTGCCCGATTTGTTTGCCGCTTTCAACGGCCTCACCGTCCTGATTGTGGGCGACGTGATGCTCGATGCCTACGTGTGGGGCAAGGCGGCCCGCCTCTCGCCCGAGGCTCCGGTGCCCGTCGTGACGGTGAGCCGCACCGAGCAGCGGCTGGGTGGGGCTGCCAACGTGGCCCTGAACGTGCAGGCCCTGGGCGCCACGCCGCTGCTGTGCGCCGTTATTGGCGACGACCAGGGCGGCGACCAGCTGCTGGAACTGCTGCACACCACTGGCCTCGCCCCCGACGGCATGGTGCGCTCCAGCTACCGGCCCACCACCGTGAAGCAGCGCATCCTGGCCCACGGCCAGCAACTGCTCCGCATCGACTCCGAAGTGGAAACCGACCTCAATAGCACCGAAAACGCCGACCTCACCGCCCGCTTCGAGCAGCTGCTGGCCCGCGCCGACGTGGTGGTGTTTGAGGACTACGACAAGGGCGTGCTCTGCGAAGCCAGCATCCAGCACTTCATCAGCCTGGCCCAGCAGCGCGGCATTCCCACCGTCGTCGATCCGAAGAAAAAGAACTTCTTGGCCTACCGCCACTGCACGCTGTTCAAGCCCAACCTGAAGGAGCTGCGCGAAGGCCTGGGCGTGGCCTTCGATGACGCCGACCAGCCCGCCTTCGAGGCGGCCGTGGCGCGCCTGCGCGAGCTGCTCACGCCCGACAACGTGCTGGTGACGCTGTCGGAGCGTGGCGTATTTGTGGAAAATGGCAGCTTTACCAAAACATACATTCCGGCCCACCTGCGCAGCATTGCCGACGTTTCGGGCGCCGGCGACACGGTTATCAGCATTGCGGCGCTGTGCGTGGCACTGGGCATGCCGGCTCCGGTTACAGCCGCGCTGGCCAACCTCGGCGGCGGCCTCGTGTGCGAGCAGGCCGGCGTAGTGCCCATCGAAAAAAGCCTGCTGCTGGCCGAGGCGCAGGAAACCGGGTTGGTGTTGTAG
- a CDS encoding MarC family protein, translated as MEILLATFTTLFSVVNPFGAMPVFLTLTEEDTPAERANIGLKACLYMVGVLTVSFFAGQYVLNFFGINIHHLRIAGGILLMRSAFDLLTPGGNRAKVSEETLEESMHKNDISFTPLAMPMLSGPGSMAVCIGLFTGKLSYSDMGLIVLGFGLVALAAYIILMSSLRLTRFLGRPGMAALARIMGFLTLAIGVNFMATAIIALFPGLSR; from the coding sequence ATGGAGATACTGCTCGCCACTTTTACCACACTCTTCTCGGTTGTGAACCCCTTTGGGGCCATGCCGGTATTCCTGACCCTGACCGAGGAAGACACGCCGGCCGAACGCGCCAACATCGGCCTAAAGGCCTGCCTGTACATGGTGGGCGTGCTCACGGTGTCGTTTTTCGCGGGGCAGTACGTGCTCAACTTCTTCGGCATCAACATCCATCACCTGCGCATTGCGGGCGGCATCCTGCTCATGCGCTCGGCCTTCGACCTGCTTACGCCGGGCGGCAACCGGGCCAAGGTGTCGGAGGAAACGCTGGAGGAAAGCATGCACAAAAACGACATCAGCTTCACGCCGCTGGCCATGCCCATGCTCTCGGGGCCGGGTTCCATGGCCGTGTGCATCGGCCTGTTTACGGGCAAGCTCAGCTACTCCGATATGGGCCTGATTGTGCTGGGCTTCGGGCTGGTGGCGCTGGCAGCCTACATCATCCTGATGTCGTCGTTGCGGCTCACGCGGTTTCTGGGGCGGCCCGGTATGGCGGCGCTGGCCCGCATCATGGGCTTCCTGACGCTGGCTATCGGCGTCAATTTTATGGCTACGGCCATTATAGCGCTGTTTCCGGGGTTGAGCCGGTAG
- a CDS encoding endonuclease/exonuclease/phosphatase family protein, protein MPDFDSLPWWLTALHGLVMLLTLASVVATLLPLLRATAWWIRVFDFPRLQIVAVTLLTIVGGLLLGWHTLPGWWGVGALGLLAAAVVYQFFRIVPYTPLVKKQVGDSTLKDGKRHLSLVMMNVLQFNKQGQKALQAIQKMDPDIIMAVETDQWWYEQLKPLEETHPHTCHEPLDNTYGLLFFSRLKLESCDIKYLLDDDVPSLHARVQLADGRTWVQVYGLHPKPPAPAESKTSTKRDAELLLVGKAIDKKDEPTIVFGDMNDVAWSHTSELFRRISGLMDPRVGRGLLPTFHADHYLLRWPLDHVFVSAHFKVDDMERLPYVGSDHFPIYIKLSYEPHDKEEQEENCEEADADDHAEATEKIQEGFEEEDEEEAEEAENPGEKKELTT, encoded by the coding sequence ATGCCTGATTTTGACTCATTGCCCTGGTGGCTGACTGCCCTTCATGGCCTGGTAATGCTCCTGACGCTGGCCAGCGTTGTGGCTACGCTGCTGCCGCTGCTGCGCGCAACGGCTTGGTGGATACGCGTGTTTGACTTCCCGCGCCTGCAGATCGTGGCTGTTACTCTGCTTACAATAGTCGGTGGCCTGCTGCTGGGCTGGCATACGCTGCCGGGCTGGTGGGGCGTAGGCGCGCTGGGGCTGCTGGCCGCGGCCGTGGTCTACCAGTTCTTCCGGATTGTGCCCTACACGCCGCTGGTGAAAAAGCAGGTGGGCGACAGCACCCTCAAGGACGGCAAGCGCCACCTGAGTCTGGTGATGATGAACGTGCTGCAATTCAATAAGCAGGGCCAGAAGGCGCTGCAAGCCATCCAGAAGATGGATCCGGACATCATCATGGCTGTGGAAACCGACCAGTGGTGGTACGAGCAGCTCAAGCCGCTGGAAGAAACCCACCCCCACACCTGCCACGAGCCGCTCGACAACACGTACGGCCTGCTGTTCTTCTCGCGCCTCAAGCTGGAAAGCTGCGACATCAAGTACCTGCTCGACGACGACGTGCCCAGCCTGCATGCCCGCGTGCAGTTGGCCGATGGCCGCACCTGGGTGCAGGTGTACGGCCTGCACCCCAAGCCGCCAGCGCCGGCCGAATCCAAAACCAGCACCAAGCGCGACGCCGAGCTGCTGCTGGTAGGCAAAGCCATCGACAAAAAGGACGAGCCCACCATCGTATTCGGCGACATGAACGACGTGGCTTGGTCGCACACTTCCGAGCTGTTCCGGCGCATCAGTGGCCTCATGGACCCACGCGTGGGCCGCGGCCTGCTGCCCACCTTCCACGCCGACCACTACCTGCTCCGCTGGCCCCTCGACCACGTGTTCGTGTCGGCCCACTTCAAGGTGGATGATATGGAGCGCCTGCCGTACGTCGGCTCCGACCACTTCCCCATCTACATCAAGCTCAGCTACGAGCCCCACGACAAAGAGGAACAGGAAGAAAACTGCGAGGAAGCCGACGCCGACGACCACGCCGAAGCCACTGAGAAGATACAGGAAGGCTTTGAGGAGGAGGACGAAGAAGAAGCCGAAGAAGCTGAGAACCCCGGCGAGAAAAAGGAGCTAACTACCTAG
- the purE gene encoding 5-(carboxyamino)imidazole ribonucleotide mutase, which yields MNTTLPPTVAAADAAAATETPLVGIIMGSQSDLKTMSAAAELLRQFNVPYEITLVSAHRTPHRLVEYTETARKRGLRVIIAGGGGAAHLPGMVAAFTTLPVIGVPINSATSIHGLDSILSMLQMPAGVPVATVALDGATNAAVLATQMLAISNARLHDVLEKYRASLKDKVMRTIEELRKGGFNDE from the coding sequence ATGAATACCACGCTTCCTCCCACGGTAGCGGCCGCCGACGCCGCTGCTGCCACCGAAACCCCTTTGGTGGGCATCATCATGGGCTCCCAGTCTGATCTAAAGACCATGTCGGCGGCCGCCGAACTGCTGCGCCAGTTCAACGTGCCGTATGAAATTACGCTGGTTTCGGCGCATCGCACGCCGCATCGGCTGGTAGAATATACCGAAACAGCTCGTAAGCGGGGCCTGCGCGTCATTATTGCCGGTGGGGGCGGGGCTGCCCATTTGCCGGGTATGGTGGCGGCCTTCACCACACTGCCGGTTATTGGGGTGCCTATCAATTCGGCTACCTCCATCCACGGCCTCGACTCCATTCTGTCGATGCTGCAGATGCCGGCTGGGGTGCCCGTGGCCACTGTGGCCCTCGACGGTGCCACCAACGCCGCCGTGCTGGCCACCCAGATGCTGGCCATCAGCAACGCCCGCCTGCACGATGTGCTGGAAAAGTACCGTGCCTCGCTTAAAGACAAAGTGATGCGCACCATCGAAGAGCTGCGGAAAGGCGGCTTCAACGACGAGTAA
- the hemE gene encoding uroporphyrinogen decarboxylase: MLKNDLLLRAARGEETERTPVWLMRQAGRILPEYRALRARLSGFKELVETPELAAEVTIQPIDALDVDAAIIFSDILVVPDAMGLTYEMVEARGPLFPETIKTAQDVARMRIADPEEHLGYVLEAIRVTKRALNGRVPLIGFAGAPWTILAYMVEGHGSKTFSKARRMLYQDPALAHELLRKITATTIAYLKAQVAAGANIVQVFDSWAGILPPAHYKEFSTRYIAEICAAIPEVPVTVFAKGAFWAVEDFAQLPCRTIGLDWNQDPRAVRPLVGDKTLQGNLDPCALYGTPEQVRAATIAMLDQFGPHRHIANLGHGVYPDTNPDNVKVFIETVKEYSTRLRA; the protein is encoded by the coding sequence GTGCTTAAGAACGACCTCCTCCTCCGTGCCGCCCGTGGCGAAGAAACCGAGCGCACGCCCGTGTGGCTGATGCGCCAGGCCGGCCGCATCCTGCCCGAATACCGCGCTTTGCGCGCCCGCCTCAGCGGCTTCAAAGAACTGGTAGAAACGCCCGAGCTGGCTGCCGAAGTCACCATTCAGCCCATCGACGCGCTGGACGTGGATGCCGCCATCATCTTCTCCGATATTCTGGTGGTGCCCGACGCCATGGGCCTCACCTACGAAATGGTGGAAGCCCGCGGCCCGCTGTTCCCGGAAACCATCAAAACCGCGCAGGACGTGGCCCGTATGCGCATCGCCGACCCCGAGGAGCACCTCGGCTACGTGCTGGAAGCCATCCGCGTGACCAAGCGTGCCCTCAATGGCCGTGTGCCGCTCATCGGGTTTGCCGGCGCACCCTGGACCATCCTGGCGTACATGGTGGAGGGCCACGGCTCCAAAACCTTCAGCAAGGCCCGCCGCATGCTGTATCAGGATCCGGCACTGGCGCACGAGCTGCTCCGCAAAATCACGGCTACCACCATTGCATACCTGAAAGCCCAGGTAGCGGCCGGCGCCAACATCGTGCAGGTCTTCGACTCGTGGGCCGGGATTCTGCCGCCCGCGCACTACAAGGAGTTCAGCACCCGCTACATTGCCGAAATCTGCGCCGCCATTCCGGAGGTGCCTGTCACGGTGTTTGCCAAAGGCGCTTTCTGGGCGGTGGAAGACTTCGCCCAACTCCCCTGCCGCACCATCGGCCTCGACTGGAACCAGGACCCGCGCGCCGTGCGCCCCTTGGTCGGCGACAAAACACTGCAGGGCAACCTCGACCCCTGCGCCCTCTACGGCACGCCGGAACAGGTGCGCGCCGCCACCATTGCCATGCTCGACCAGTTCGGGCCGCACCGCCACATCGCCAACCTCGGCCACGGCGTCTACCCCGACACCAACCCCGACAACGTGAAGGTGTTTATCGAAACCGTGAAGGAATACAGCACGCGGCTTAGGGCTTAG